From the Candidatus Amarolinea dominans genome, one window contains:
- a CDS encoding PstS family phosphate ABC transporter substrate-binding protein: MRTRFVYALTLLALTLSACGAPAATQAPAATQAPAATQAPAATQPAVATQPAQPTAAPIAELSGDIAIDGSSTVYPITEAIAEEFGAVHPKVKVAVGISGTGGGFKKFCNGETDISNASRAIKDSEKEVCAQSKVEYTEFLVGLDGLTVVVNPKNTFAQCLTVAQLKAIWDTGSAVKNWKDVDPSFPDQPLTLYGPGTDSGTFDFFTEVINGKAKQSRADYTASEDDNVLVQGIEGDANALGYFGLAYYIENKDKLRAVQVDGGKGCVEPNFDTVNQGAYAPLSRPLYFYVKNSALSRPEVFEFTKFYIDNAQLIVDEVGYVAVPQARYDEGKAALAKFAK, from the coding sequence ATGCGTACGAGATTCGTTTATGCCCTCACTCTGCTGGCGCTGACGTTGAGCGCGTGCGGCGCGCCCGCAGCCACCCAGGCGCCCGCAGCCACCCAGGCGCCCGCAGCCACCCAGGCGCCCGCAGCCACTCAGCCGGCCGTAGCCACTCAGCCGGCCCAGCCGACCGCTGCGCCCATAGCCGAATTGAGCGGCGACATCGCCATTGATGGCTCTTCCACCGTCTACCCCATCACCGAAGCGATCGCGGAAGAGTTTGGCGCCGTGCATCCCAAAGTCAAGGTAGCCGTGGGCATCTCTGGCACCGGCGGCGGTTTCAAGAAGTTCTGCAACGGCGAGACCGACATCTCCAATGCGTCGCGCGCGATCAAGGATTCCGAAAAAGAAGTCTGCGCGCAGAGCAAGGTCGAGTATACGGAGTTTCTGGTTGGCCTGGACGGCTTGACCGTCGTGGTCAATCCCAAGAACACCTTTGCCCAGTGCCTGACCGTGGCTCAGTTGAAGGCCATTTGGGACACCGGCAGCGCGGTCAAGAATTGGAAGGACGTTGATCCCAGCTTCCCGGATCAGCCGCTGACCCTCTACGGCCCCGGCACCGATTCTGGCACCTTCGACTTCTTCACCGAGGTCATCAATGGCAAGGCCAAGCAATCGCGCGCGGACTACACCGCCAGCGAAGATGACAACGTCCTGGTGCAGGGAATCGAAGGCGACGCCAATGCGCTCGGCTACTTTGGCCTGGCCTACTACATCGAAAACAAGGACAAGCTGCGCGCCGTGCAGGTTGATGGCGGCAAGGGCTGCGTCGAGCCGAACTTCGACACCGTCAACCAGGGTGCCTATGCGCCGCTCTCACGGCCGCTTTACTTCTATGTCAAGAACAGCGCGCTGAGTCGCCCGGAGGTCTTTGAGTTTACCAAATTCTACATTGACAATGCGCAGTTGATCGTAGATGAGGTCGGTTACGTGGCTGTACCGCAGGCGCGTTACGATGAAGGCAAGGCGGCCCTGGCCAAGTTTGCCAAGTAA